DNA from Krasilnikovia cinnamomea:
GACGGGCTGCTGGACCTCGACGACCCCGTCTCGGCCCACCTCGACGTCCCCGCGCACGGCGACGCCACCATCCGGCGGCTGCTCTCGCACACCGCCGGATACCAGCGCGAGCCGCACGGCAACGTCTGGGACACCCTGGTCGCGCCCGACGCCGCCGGGCTGGTGGCGGAGCTGGATCGCGCCGAGCGGGTGCTGCCCACCGGGCGCCGGTTCCACTACTCCAACCTCGGCCTCGCGGTGCTGGGCCAGCTCGTCGCCCGGCTGCGCGGCGGCACCTGGGAGTCGGTGCTCACCGAGCGTGTCCTCACCCCGCTCGGGCTCACCTCGACCACGGCGGCGGCCCCCGCCGAGGCGGCGGTCGGCTACCTCGTCGACGCGTACTCCGACGCCGCCCGCCCCGAGCCCCGGCTGGAGCTGGGCGGTGTAAGCCCGGCCGCGCAGCTGTGGAGCACCGCCACCGACATGGCGCGCTGGGCGGCGTTCCTGACCAGCCCCGAGACCGTCGACCCGGACGGCGCGATCCTCGCCCCGGCCACCCTCGAGGAGATGCGCTGGCCGCTCACCACCACCGACGAGGCCCAGTGGGCGGCCGGGTTCGGCCTCGGCCTGCTGCTGGTGCCGCAGGGCAGGCGGGTCGTGCACGTCGGCCACGACGGCGCCATGCCGGGCTTCCTGGCCAGCGTGTACGGCCGCCGGGGCGGCGACGGCAACCCGGGCGGGCTGGGCGCCGCCGTGCTGGCCTCCTCCGGGACGGGGGCCGCGATGTTCGACCTCGTGCACGAGCTGCTGGCGATCGCGGTCGAGGCGGATCCCGCCGAGATCCGGCCCTGGACTCCGGGGGAGCCGGCGCCGGCGGCGTACCGTTCCGTGCTCGGCCCCTGGTGGGGCGAGGGCTTCCCGCATGTCTTCAGCTGGCATGACGGCACCATGCAGGCGCGCGCCGCGGACGCTCCCGCCGGGTCACCGCCCGCCGTGTTCCGCCCGTTGCCGGACAATCCAGACATCCTGCGGACGGTGTCCGGGCGCGAGGTCGGCGAGCTGCTGCGGCTGACCCGCGACGAGCACGGCACCGTGGTCCGGCTGCACTGGGCGACGTACCGGTTCACCCGTGGCCTGGAGACCTTCGACGGGCACTCGCCCGGCGACGGCTGAGCGGCCCCGCCCGGCGCGGCGGCAACCCGCGAAGAATGGGATCGGCGGCGGGGGTGCCGAGCGGATACGATGGCACGATCCACCAGAGGGCGCCGTCGACCAGCGACGGTGACGAGAACGAAAGCAGGTGGCGTAGGCCGTACGGCCGCCCCATATGACCGGCACCGAACACAGCAGCGCCGCCGCTCGGG
Protein-coding regions in this window:
- a CDS encoding serine hydrolase domain-containing protein — its product is MSPAERFERAVRKVQADGRIPALSVALHRADRDPWSLTVGTSGNPAHPLDADSRFRIGSVTKTFTAVLVLQARDDGLLDLDDPVSAHLDVPAHGDATIRRLLSHTAGYQREPHGNVWDTLVAPDAAGLVAELDRAERVLPTGRRFHYSNLGLAVLGQLVARLRGGTWESVLTERVLTPLGLTSTTAAAPAEAAVGYLVDAYSDAARPEPRLELGGVSPAAQLWSTATDMARWAAFLTSPETVDPDGAILAPATLEEMRWPLTTTDEAQWAAGFGLGLLLVPQGRRVVHVGHDGAMPGFLASVYGRRGGDGNPGGLGAAVLASSGTGAAMFDLVHELLAIAVEADPAEIRPWTPGEPAPAAYRSVLGPWWGEGFPHVFSWHDGTMQARAADAPAGSPPAVFRPLPDNPDILRTVSGREVGELLRLTRDEHGTVVRLHWATYRFTRGLETFDGHSPGDG